In Vicugna pacos chromosome 1, VicPac4, whole genome shotgun sequence, a single window of DNA contains:
- the DVL3 gene encoding segment polarity protein dishevelled homolog DVL-3 isoform X1, which produces MGETKIIYHLDGQETPYLVKLPLPAERVTLADFKGVLQRPSYKFFFKSMDDDFGVVKEEISDDNAKLPCFNGRVVSWLVSAEGSHPDPAPFCADNPSELPPPMERTGGIGDSRPPSFHPHAGGGSQENLDNDTETDSLVSAQRERPRRRDGPEHTTRLNGTAKGERRREPGGYDSSSTLMSSELETTSFFDSDEDDSTSRFSSSTEQSSASRLMRRHKRRRRKQKVSRIERSSSFSSITDSTMSLNIITVTLNMEKYNFLGISIVGQSNERGDGGIYIGSIMKGGAVAADGRIEPGDMLLQVNEINFENMSNDDAVRVLREIVHKPGPITLTVAKCWDPSPRGCFTLPRSEPIRPIDPAAWVSHTAAMTGTFPAYGMSPSLSTITSTSSSITSSIPDTERLDDFHLSIHSDMAAIVKAMASPESGLEVRDRMWLKITIPNAFIGSDVVDWLYHNVEGFTDRREARKYASNLLKAGFIRHTVNKITFSEQCYYIFGDLCGNMANLSLHDHDGSSGASDQDTLAPLPHPGAAPWPMAFPYQYPPPPHPYNPHPGFPELGYSYGGGSASSQHSEGSRSSGSNRSGSDRRKEKDAKAGDSKSGGSGSESDHTTRSSLRGPRERAPSERSGPAASEHSHRSHHSLASSLRSHHTHPSYGPPGVPPLYGPPMLMMPPPPAAMGPPGAPPGRDLASVPPELTASRQSFRMAMGNPSEFFVDVM; this is translated from the exons ATGGGCGAGACGAAGATCATCTACCACCTGGACGGGCAGGAGACGCCGTACCTGGTGAAGCTGCCCCTGCCCGCGGAGCGCGTCACCTTGGCGGACTTTAAGGGCGTTCTGCAGCGACCCAGCTATAAGTTCTTCTTCAAGTCTATGGACGACGATTTCGG AGTGGTAAAGGAGGAGATCTCGGATGACAACGCCAAGCTTCCCTGCTTCAATGGCCGGGTGGTGTCCTGG CTGGTGTCGGCTGAGGGCTCACACCCAGATCCAGCTCCCTTCTGTGCTGACAACCCATCAGAACTGCCACCACCCATGGAGCGCACGGGAGGCATTGGGGACTCCCGGCCCCCATCCTTCCA ccctcATGCTGGTGGGGGCAGCCAGGAGAACCTGGACAATGACACAGAGACCGACTCCCTGGTGTCTGCCCAGCGGGAGCGGCCACGCCGGAGGGATGGCCCTGAGCACA CAACTCGGCTAAATGGAACTGCAAAGGGGGAGCGGCGGCGAGAGCCAGGGGGTTATGATAGCTCATCCACCCTTATGAGCAGCGAGTTGGAGACCACCAGCTTCTTTGATTCGGATGAGGATGACTCCACCAGCAG GTTCAGCAGCTCCACAGAGCAGAGCAGCGCCTCACGCCTGATGAGAAGACAcaagcggcggcggcggaagcagaAGGTTTCGAGGATTGAGCGG TCCTCGTCCTTCAGCAGCATCACGGACTCCACCATGTCACTCAACATCATCACAGTCACTCTCAACATGG AAAAGTATAACTTCTTGGGCATCTCCATTGTGGGCCAAAGCAACGAGCGTGGTGACGGAGGCATCTACATTGGCTCTATCATGAAGGGTGGGGCCGTGGCTGCTGATGGACGCATCGAGCCAGGAGATATGCTCCTACAG GTAAATGAGATCAACTTTGAGAACATGAGTAATGACGATGCGGTCCGGGTACTGCGGGAGATTGTGCACAAACCAGG GCCCATCACCTTGACTGTAGCCAAGTGCTGGGACCCAAGTCCACGTGGTTGCTTCACATTACCCAGGA GTGAGCCCATCCGGCCCATTGACCCCGCAGCCTGGGTCTCCCATACTGCAGCCATGACTGGCACCTTCCCTGCCTATGGCATGAGCCCTTCCCTGAGCACCATCACCTCCACCAGCTCTTCCATCACCAGCTCCATCCCTGACACAGAGC GCCTAGATGACTTCCACCTGTCCATCCACAGTGACATGGCCGCCATCGTAAAAGCCATGGCCTCCCCTGAATCCGGGCTGGAGGTCCGTGACCGCATGTGGCTCAAGATTACTATCCCCAACGCTTTCATCG GCTCAGATGTGGTGGACTGGCTGTACCACAACGTCGAAGGCTTCACTGACCGGCGAGAGGCCCGCAAGTATGCCAGCAACCTGCTGAAAGCTGGTTTCATCCGCCACACTGTCAACAAGATCACCTTCTCCGAGCAGTGCTACTACATCTTTGGCGACCTCTGTGGCA ACATGGCCAACCTCTCCCTCCACGATCATGATGGCTCCAGCGGTGCCTCTGATCAGGATACACTGGCCCCTCTGCCGCATCCGGGGGCCGCCCCTTGGCCCATGGCTTTTCCTTACCAGTACCCGCCTCCCCCGCACCCCTACAATCCACACCCAGGTTTCCCGGAGCTGGGGTACAGCTATGGCGGGGGCAGCGCCAGCAGTCAGCACAGTGAAG GCAGCCGGAGCAGTGGCTCCAACCGCAGCGGCAGCGACCGGCGGAAGGAGAAGGACGCGAAGGCCGGGGACTCGAAGtccggcggcagcggcagcgagTCGGACCACACGACCCGCAGCAGTCTGCGGGGGCCGCGGGAGCGGGCACCCAGCGAGCGCTCGGGTCCTGCCGCCAGCGAGCACAGCCACCGCAGCCACCACTCGCTGGCCAGCAGCCTGCGCAGCCATCACACGCATCCGAGCTATGGCCCCCCTGGAGTGCCCCCTCTCTACGGCCCCCCCATGCTGATGATGCCCCCACCGCCCGCGGCCATGGGGCCCCCGGGAGCCCCTCCTGGCCGCGACCTGGCCTCCGTACCCCCTGAACTGACCGCCAGCAGACAGTCCTTCCGCATGGCCATGGGAAACCCCAGTGAGTTCTTTGTGGATGTGATGTGA
- the DVL3 gene encoding segment polarity protein dishevelled homolog DVL-3 isoform X2, protein MERTGGIGDSRPPSFHPHAGGGSQENLDNDTETDSLVSAQRERPRRRDGPEHTTRLNGTAKGERRREPGGYDSSSTLMSSELETTSFFDSDEDDSTSRFSSSTEQSSASRLMRRHKRRRRKQKVSRIERSSSFSSITDSTMSLNIITVTLNMEKYNFLGISIVGQSNERGDGGIYIGSIMKGGAVAADGRIEPGDMLLQVNEINFENMSNDDAVRVLREIVHKPGPITLTVAKCWDPSPRGCFTLPRSEPIRPIDPAAWVSHTAAMTGTFPAYGMSPSLSTITSTSSSITSSIPDTERLDDFHLSIHSDMAAIVKAMASPESGLEVRDRMWLKITIPNAFIGSDVVDWLYHNVEGFTDRREARKYASNLLKAGFIRHTVNKITFSEQCYYIFGDLCGNMANLSLHDHDGSSGASDQDTLAPLPHPGAAPWPMAFPYQYPPPPHPYNPHPGFPELGYSYGGGSASSQHSEGSRSSGSNRSGSDRRKEKDAKAGDSKSGGSGSESDHTTRSSLRGPRERAPSERSGPAASEHSHRSHHSLASSLRSHHTHPSYGPPGVPPLYGPPMLMMPPPPAAMGPPGAPPGRDLASVPPELTASRQSFRMAMGNPSEFFVDVM, encoded by the exons ATGGAGCGCACGGGAGGCATTGGGGACTCCCGGCCCCCATCCTTCCA ccctcATGCTGGTGGGGGCAGCCAGGAGAACCTGGACAATGACACAGAGACCGACTCCCTGGTGTCTGCCCAGCGGGAGCGGCCACGCCGGAGGGATGGCCCTGAGCACA CAACTCGGCTAAATGGAACTGCAAAGGGGGAGCGGCGGCGAGAGCCAGGGGGTTATGATAGCTCATCCACCCTTATGAGCAGCGAGTTGGAGACCACCAGCTTCTTTGATTCGGATGAGGATGACTCCACCAGCAG GTTCAGCAGCTCCACAGAGCAGAGCAGCGCCTCACGCCTGATGAGAAGACAcaagcggcggcggcggaagcagaAGGTTTCGAGGATTGAGCGG TCCTCGTCCTTCAGCAGCATCACGGACTCCACCATGTCACTCAACATCATCACAGTCACTCTCAACATGG AAAAGTATAACTTCTTGGGCATCTCCATTGTGGGCCAAAGCAACGAGCGTGGTGACGGAGGCATCTACATTGGCTCTATCATGAAGGGTGGGGCCGTGGCTGCTGATGGACGCATCGAGCCAGGAGATATGCTCCTACAG GTAAATGAGATCAACTTTGAGAACATGAGTAATGACGATGCGGTCCGGGTACTGCGGGAGATTGTGCACAAACCAGG GCCCATCACCTTGACTGTAGCCAAGTGCTGGGACCCAAGTCCACGTGGTTGCTTCACATTACCCAGGA GTGAGCCCATCCGGCCCATTGACCCCGCAGCCTGGGTCTCCCATACTGCAGCCATGACTGGCACCTTCCCTGCCTATGGCATGAGCCCTTCCCTGAGCACCATCACCTCCACCAGCTCTTCCATCACCAGCTCCATCCCTGACACAGAGC GCCTAGATGACTTCCACCTGTCCATCCACAGTGACATGGCCGCCATCGTAAAAGCCATGGCCTCCCCTGAATCCGGGCTGGAGGTCCGTGACCGCATGTGGCTCAAGATTACTATCCCCAACGCTTTCATCG GCTCAGATGTGGTGGACTGGCTGTACCACAACGTCGAAGGCTTCACTGACCGGCGAGAGGCCCGCAAGTATGCCAGCAACCTGCTGAAAGCTGGTTTCATCCGCCACACTGTCAACAAGATCACCTTCTCCGAGCAGTGCTACTACATCTTTGGCGACCTCTGTGGCA ACATGGCCAACCTCTCCCTCCACGATCATGATGGCTCCAGCGGTGCCTCTGATCAGGATACACTGGCCCCTCTGCCGCATCCGGGGGCCGCCCCTTGGCCCATGGCTTTTCCTTACCAGTACCCGCCTCCCCCGCACCCCTACAATCCACACCCAGGTTTCCCGGAGCTGGGGTACAGCTATGGCGGGGGCAGCGCCAGCAGTCAGCACAGTGAAG GCAGCCGGAGCAGTGGCTCCAACCGCAGCGGCAGCGACCGGCGGAAGGAGAAGGACGCGAAGGCCGGGGACTCGAAGtccggcggcagcggcagcgagTCGGACCACACGACCCGCAGCAGTCTGCGGGGGCCGCGGGAGCGGGCACCCAGCGAGCGCTCGGGTCCTGCCGCCAGCGAGCACAGCCACCGCAGCCACCACTCGCTGGCCAGCAGCCTGCGCAGCCATCACACGCATCCGAGCTATGGCCCCCCTGGAGTGCCCCCTCTCTACGGCCCCCCCATGCTGATGATGCCCCCACCGCCCGCGGCCATGGGGCCCCCGGGAGCCCCTCCTGGCCGCGACCTGGCCTCCGTACCCCCTGAACTGACCGCCAGCAGACAGTCCTTCCGCATGGCCATGGGAAACCCCAGTGAGTTCTTTGTGGATGTGATGTGA
- the AP2M1 gene encoding AP-2 complex subunit mu: MIGGLFIYNHKGEVLISRVYRDDIGRNAVDAFRVNVIHARQQVRSPVTNIARTSFFHVKRSNIWLAAVTKQNVNAAMVFEFLYKMCDVMAAYFGKISEENIKNNFVLIYELLDEILDFGYPQNSETGALKTFITQQGIKSQTKEEQSQITSQVTGQIGWRREGIKYRRNELFLDVLESVNLLMSPQGQVLSAHVSGRVVMKSYLSGMPECKFGMNDKIVIEKQGKGTADETSKSGKQSIAIDDCTFHQCVRLSKFDSERSISFIPPDGEFELMRYRTTKDIILPFRVIPLVREVGRTKLEVKVVIKSNFKPSLLAQKIEVRIPTPLNTSGVQVICMKGKAKYKASENAIVWKIKRMAGMKESQISAEIELLPTNDKKKWARPPISMNFEVPFAPSGLKVRYLKVFEPKLNYSDHDVIKWVRYIGRSGIYETRC, translated from the exons ATGATTGGAGGCTTATTCATCTATAATCACAAGGGGGAGGTGCTCATCTCCCGGGTCTACCGAGATGACATCGG GAGGAATGCAGTGGACGCCTTTCGGGTCAATGTTATCCACGCCCGGCAGCAGGTGCGCAGCCCCGTCACCAACATCGCTCGCACCAGTTTCTTCCATGTTAAGCGGTCCAACATCTGGCTGGCAGCTGTCACCAAGCAGAATGTCAATGCTGCCATGGTCTTCGAATTCCTCTATAAGATGTGTGACGTAATGGCTGCCTACTTTGGCAAGATCAGCGAAGAGAACATCAAGAACAATTTTGTGCTCATATATGAGCTGCTGGATG AGATCCTAGACTTTGGCTACCCACAGAACTCAGAGACAGGCGCGCTGAAAACCTTCATCACCCAGCAGGGCATCAAGAGCCAG ACAAAAGAAGAGCAGTCCCAGATCACCAGCCAGGTGACTGGGCAGATTGGCTGGCGGCGGGAGGGCATCAAGTATCGCCGGAACGAGCTCTTCCTGGATGTGCTGGAAAGTGTGAACCTCCTCATGTCCCCGCAGG GGCAGGTGCTGAGCGCCCATGTGTCAGGCCGGGTGGTGATGAAGAGCTACCTGAGTGGCATGCCCGAGTGCAAATTTGGGATGAATGACAAGATTGTCATTGAGAAGCAGGGCAAAGGCACAGCTGATGAAACAAGCAAGAG CGGGAAGCAATCAATTGCCATTGATGACTGCACCTTCCACCAGTGTGTGCGACTCAGCAAGTTTGACTCTGAACGCAGCATCAGcttcatcccaccagatggagaATTTGAGCTCATGAG GTATCGTACCACCAAGGACATCATCCTTCCTTTCCGAGTGATCCCACTAGTGCGGGAAGTGGGACGCACCAAGCTGGAGGTCAAGGTGGTCATTAAGTCCAACTTCAAGCCCTCACTACTGGCTCAGAAGATTGAG GTGAGGATCCCAACCCCACTGAACACCAGCGGGGTGCAGGTGATCTGCATGAAGGGGAAGGCCAAGTACAAGGCCAGCGAGAATGCCATCGTGTGGAA GATCAAGCGCATGGCAGGCATGAAGGAATCACAGATCAGTGCTGAGATTGAGCTTCTGCCCACCAACGACAAGAAGAAATGGGCTCGACCCCCCATTTCCATGAACTTTGAG GTGCCATTCGCGCCTTCTGGCCTCAAGGTGCGCTACTTGAAGGTGTTTGAACCGAAGCTGAACTACAGCGACCACGATGTCATCAAATGGGTGCGCTACATTGGCCGCAGCGGCATTTATGAGACCCGCTGCTAG
- the ABCF3 gene encoding ATP-binding cassette sub-family F member 3, which produces MRFGRKRELSGNRGRALAEVVRRLRRREPDWNMATCAEILRSEFPEIDVQVFDYVTGVLHSGSADFESVDDLVEAVGELLQEVSGDSKDDAAIRAVCQRMYNTLRLTEPQSQRNSQMLLDAPIQLSKITENYDYGTKLPGLLKREQSSTVDAKKLEKAEARLKAKQEKRSEKDTLKTSNPLVLEEASASQAGSRKESRLESSGKNKSYDVRIENFDVSFGDRVLLAGADVNLAWGRRYGLVGRNGLGKTTLLKMLATRSLRVPAHISLLHVEQEVAGDDTPALQSVLESDTVREDLLRQERELSAQVAAGRAEGSEAAQLAEIYAKLEEIEADKAPARASVILAGLGFTPKMQQQPTREFSGGWRMRLALARALFARPDLLLLDEPTNMLDVRAILWLENYLQTWPSTILVVSHDRNFLNAIATDIIHLHSQRLDGYRGDFETFIKSKQERLLNQQREYEAQQQYRQHIQVFIDRFRYNANRASQVQSKLKMLEKLPELKPVDKELEVVMKFPDGFEKFSPPILQLDEVDFYYDPKHVIFSRLSISADLESRICVVGENGAGKSTMLKLLLGDLAPVRGIRHAHRNLKIGYFSQHHVEQLDLNVSAVELLARKFPGRPEEEYRHQLGRYGISGELAVRPVASLSGGQKSRVAFAQMTMPCPNFYILDEPTNHLDMETIEALGRALNNFRGGVILVSHDERFIRMVCRELWVCEGGGVTRVEGGFDQYCALLQEQFRHEGFL; this is translated from the exons ATGCGCTTTGGAAGGAAGCGCGAGCTTTCGGGGAACAGGGGGCGGGCCTTGGCCGAGGTCGTACGGCGACTGCGCCGACGGGAGCCGGACTGGAACATGGCGACTTGTGCTGAAATCCTGCGGAGCGAGTTCCCCGAAATTGATGTACAGGTCTTCGACTACGTTACTG GCGTCTTGCATAGCGGCAGCGCGGACTTCGAGTCTGTGGATGACCTGGTGGAAGCTGTGGGGGAATTGTTGCAAGAGGTGTCCGGAGACAGCAAGGATGACGCGGCCATCAGGGCCGTGTGCCAGCGCATGTACAACACTCTACGCCT GACTGAGCCACAGAGCCAGAGAAACAGCCAGATGCTACTAGATGCCCCCATCCAGTTGTCAAAGATAACAGAGAACTACG ACTATGGCACCAAACTTCCAGGACTGCTAAAGAGAGAACAGTCCTcg ACAGTGGATGCAAAGAAGCTAGAGAAGGCTGAGGCTCGACTGAAAGCAAAGCAGGAGAAGCGCTCAGAGAAGGACACACTCAAGACCAGCAACCCTCT AGTCTTGGAAGAGGCATcagccagccaggcaggcagcAGAAAGGAGAGTCGACTGGAATCATCTGGCAAGAACAAATCCTACGATGTTCGAATTGAGAACTTTGATGTGTCTTTTGGCGATAG GGTACTGCTGGCTGGAGCAGATGTGAACCTGGCGTGGGGCCGCCGCTATGGGCTGGTGGGTCGGAATGGGTTGGGAAAGACAACACTACTGAAGATGCTGGCCACCCGGAGCCTGCGGGTTCCAGCCCACATTTCCCTCCTGCATGTAGAGCAGGAGGTTGCTGGAGATGACACCCCTGCCCTACAGAGTGTGCTGGAGAGTGACACCGTGCGAGAAGATCTCCTACGACAGGAGCGGGAGCTCAGTGCCCAGGTTGCTGCCGGCAG GGCTGAGGGCTCAGAAGCTGCACAGCTCGCAGAAATCTATGCCAAACTGGAAGAGATTGAAGCTGACAAAGCCCCTGCCAG GGCATCAGTCATTCTTGCTGGGCTTGGCTTTACCCCTAAAATGCAGCAGCAGCCCACCCG GGAGTTTTCAGGTGGCTGGAGGATGAGACTGGCCCTGGCCCGGGCTCTGTTTGCTAG GCCAGATCTGCTGCTGTTAGATG AACCCACAAACATGCTGGATGTAAGGGCCATCCTGTGGCTGGAGAATTACCTGCAG acATGGCCCTCTACCATCCTGGTTGTCTCCCATGACCGCAACTTCCTGAATGCCATAGCCACAGACATTATCCACCTGCACAGCCAGCGGCTAGATGGTTACCGTGGAGACTTTGAGACCTTCATCAAGAGCAAGCAGGAGCGGCTGCTCAATCAGCAGCGTGAATATGAGGCCCAGCAGCAGTATCGCCAGCATATCCAG GTCTTCATTGACCGGTTTCGCTACAACGCAAACAGAGCCTCTCAAGTGCAGAGTAAACTCaagatgctggagaagct aCCGGAGCTGAAACCCGTGGACAAGGAGTTGGAGGTAGTGATGAA GTTCCCTGATGGGTTTGAGAAATTCTCACCACCAATTCTGCAACTGGATGAGGTGGATTTCTACTATGATCCTAAGCACGTCATCTTCAGCcgtctctccatctctgctgatCTTGAATCCCGCATCTGTGTG GTTGGGGAGAATGGAGCTGGGAAGTCTACCATGCTAAAGCTGCTTCTGGGGGACCTAGCTCCTGTTCGGGGGATCAGACATGCTCACAG GAATCTGAAGATTGGCTATTTCAGCCAGCACCACGTGGAGCAGCTGGACCTGAATGTCAGTGCTGTGGAACTGCTGGCACGCAAGTTCCCTG GACGGCCTGAGGAGGAGTACCGTCACCAGCTGGGCCGGTATGGCATCTCTGGAGAACTGGCTGTGCGCCCTGTTGCCAGCTTGTCTGGGGGCCAGAAGAGCCGAGTGGCCTTTGCTCAGATGACCATGCCCTG CCCCAACTTCTACATTCTGGATGAACCCACAAACCACCTGGATATGGAGACAATTGAAGCTCTGGGCCGTGCTCTCAACAATTTCAGG GGTGGTGTGATTCTGGTGTCCCATGACGAGCGCTTCATCCGGATGGTGTGCCGGGAGTTGTGGGTGTGCGAAGGAGGTGGAGTCACCCGGGTCGAGGGGGGATTTGATCAGTACTGCGCCCTTCTCCAGGAACAGTTCCGCCATGAGGGCTTCCTCTAG